A genomic region of Enterococcus sp. 12C11_DIV0727 contains the following coding sequences:
- a CDS encoding TrkA C-terminal domain-containing protein → MTSKRMNVTQPKYQQIAVDVASKIADQTFSVGDKIHARSTLANKYSVSPETARKAISVLVDLEIVQAKHGSGFYVHSIEKAKLFVDQYQDVQSIHDLKEDLISSVKKQKEELSYFSEILDKLVGQTKRFDSFNPLNPVTFTLTDDAVHLEMTISELNLWQSTSATLIAIKHGDELLVSPGPYAKLASGDTIYFVGHESTLQRVQNFFYPNS, encoded by the coding sequence ATGACGTCAAAACGTATGAATGTAACACAACCTAAGTATCAACAAATTGCTGTTGATGTAGCCTCAAAAATTGCAGATCAAACTTTTTCAGTTGGTGATAAAATCCATGCACGCTCTACTTTAGCAAATAAATATAGCGTGTCTCCTGAAACAGCACGAAAGGCAATCAGTGTGTTGGTTGATTTAGAAATTGTCCAAGCCAAGCATGGCAGCGGCTTTTATGTTCATTCAATTGAAAAAGCCAAGCTTTTCGTCGATCAATACCAGGATGTCCAATCGATCCATGACTTAAAAGAAGACCTGATCAGCAGTGTCAAAAAACAAAAAGAAGAATTAAGCTACTTTTCAGAAATATTGGATAAACTTGTTGGTCAAACGAAACGTTTTGACTCATTCAACCCGTTGAATCCAGTCACCTTTACACTAACGGATGATGCAGTGCATCTTGAAATGACGATCAGCGAATTGAATTTATGGCAAAGTACCTCTGCTACTCTGATTGCAATCAAGCACGGAGACGAACTGCTAGTCTCCCCTGGCCCCTATGCCAAGCTTGCTTCTGGTGATACAATTTATTTTGTCGGTCATGAATCAACGTTGCAACGGGTGCAGAATTTTTTCTATCCAAATTCATAA
- a CDS encoding quaternary amine ABC transporter ATP-binding protein, protein MLKVKVSHLTKIFGKRSKQALDMIKENKDKTEILKKTGATVGVYDVNFEVEEGEIFVIMGLSGSGKSTLIRLLNRLIEPTSGNIFIDNQDISKLDKEGLREVRRNKMSMVFQNFGLFPHRTILENTEYGLEVRGVPKEERTAKADQALENSSLLAFKDQFPNQLSGGMQQRVGLARALANDPEILLMDEAFSALDPLIRREMQDELVDLQENVKKTIIFITHDLNEALRIGDRIALMKDGQIMQIGTGEEILTNPANDYVRTFVEDVDRSKVLTAQNIMVPALTTNIEIDGPTVALTRMRQEEVSMLLAVDKKRQLKGVVRAEHALEARKTGKPLTDYVDTDITSIDKDMLVNDIFPIIYDSPTPVAVTDNNKLLGVVIRGSVLEALAETEVNINE, encoded by the coding sequence TTGCTCAAAGTAAAAGTATCGCATTTAACAAAAATATTCGGTAAAAGATCAAAGCAAGCACTGGATATGATCAAAGAAAACAAGGATAAGACCGAGATTTTGAAGAAGACTGGTGCTACTGTCGGGGTTTACGATGTAAATTTTGAAGTAGAAGAAGGGGAAATCTTCGTAATCATGGGACTTTCAGGTAGTGGGAAGTCTACGTTGATTCGTCTTTTGAACCGTCTGATAGAGCCAACTTCTGGGAATATTTTTATTGATAATCAAGATATCTCAAAATTGGATAAAGAAGGCTTACGAGAAGTTCGTCGTAATAAAATGAGTATGGTATTCCAAAACTTTGGTCTTTTTCCTCATCGTACGATTTTAGAAAACACCGAATATGGATTAGAAGTTCGTGGTGTCCCTAAAGAGGAACGAACTGCTAAAGCTGATCAAGCGTTAGAAAACTCAAGTCTATTAGCCTTTAAAGATCAATTCCCAAATCAATTATCTGGTGGTATGCAACAACGGGTTGGTTTAGCTAGAGCTTTAGCCAACGATCCTGAGATCCTGCTAATGGACGAGGCCTTTTCTGCCCTTGATCCGTTGATTCGTCGAGAAATGCAAGACGAATTAGTTGATCTACAAGAAAACGTGAAGAAGACCATTATCTTTATCACACACGATCTAAATGAAGCTTTGCGTATTGGTGATCGAATTGCTCTAATGAAAGACGGTCAAATCATGCAAATTGGAACTGGTGAAGAAATCCTAACTAATCCTGCCAATGATTACGTTCGTACCTTCGTTGAAGATGTGGATCGTTCGAAAGTCTTAACCGCACAAAATATTATGGTTCCAGCATTAACAACAAATATTGAAATCGATGGTCCAACGGTTGCATTGACTCGTATGCGACAAGAAGAAGTCAGTATGCTTTTAGCTGTTGATAAGAAACGTCAGTTAAAAGGAGTTGTTCGTGCAGAGCACGCTTTAGAAGCTCGCAAAACCGGTAAACCACTAACGGACTATGTGGATACAGATATCACTTCTATTGATAAAGATATGCTTGTCAACGATATTTTCCCGATTATCTATGATTCACCTACGCCAGTTGCCGTTACAGACAACAATAAATTGCTTGGTGTTGTCATTCGAGGCAGTGTTCTTGAAGCACTAGCAGAAACAGAGGTGAACATTAATGAATAA
- a CDS encoding ABC transporter permease/substrate binding protein, whose translation MNNYQLPVADWVETITEWMTNTFSGVFSFFQTTGQSLMDGITSLLVAIPPLLFIIILTAIAFFISNKKIGLSLFTLIGLLFIYNQNLWNDLMSTVTLVLLSSVVSIVIGVPLGILMAKSNKAQSIITPILDFMQTMPGFVYLIPAVAFFGIGMVPGVFASVIFALPPTVRFTNLGIRQVPKELVEASDSFGSTGWQKLFKLELPLAKNTIMAGVNQTTMLALSMVVIASMIGAPGLGRGVLSALQRAQVGNGFVNGVALVILAIIIDRFTQNLNKKKSAPTKSKLSKKQKISGVAIAAVAVIALIGGSTLFSSAKNEEKNISLSYVEWDTEVASTHVVGEVLKDIGYNVSLTPLDNAIMWESISKGETDAMVAAWLPGTHGEQYKQYKDKVDDLGENLKGAKLGIVVPQYMDVNSIEDLKDQAGKKITGIEPGAGVVAAAEKTQKAYSNLSDWSVETSSSGAMTVALGQAIKNKEEIVITGWSPHWMFAKYDLKYLEDPKGTMGKEEAIHTMARKGLEKENPEAYNVLKNFHWTKEDMESVMLEINNGTEPTQAARDWIDSHAKEVAEWKK comes from the coding sequence ATGAATAATTATCAATTACCAGTAGCAGATTGGGTCGAAACGATCACAGAATGGATGACGAATACTTTTTCTGGTGTTTTCAGTTTCTTCCAAACAACGGGTCAAAGCCTAATGGATGGCATCACATCCCTATTAGTCGCGATTCCACCATTACTATTTATCATTATTTTGACTGCTATTGCATTCTTTATTTCAAATAAAAAAATTGGGTTAAGTCTATTTACATTGATTGGGTTACTTTTCATTTATAACCAAAATTTATGGAATGATTTAATGAGTACCGTGACATTAGTTTTACTATCTAGCGTGGTTTCAATCGTTATCGGCGTGCCATTAGGAATTTTAATGGCCAAAAGTAATAAAGCACAAAGCATTATTACCCCTATTTTAGATTTTATGCAGACGATGCCTGGATTTGTTTATTTGATCCCTGCCGTAGCCTTTTTCGGAATCGGTATGGTTCCTGGGGTATTTGCCTCAGTGATTTTTGCTTTACCACCTACCGTTCGTTTTACTAATCTCGGTATTCGCCAAGTGCCAAAAGAGTTAGTAGAAGCTTCTGATTCATTTGGGAGTACTGGTTGGCAAAAATTATTCAAGCTTGAATTACCTCTAGCTAAAAATACCATCATGGCCGGTGTCAATCAAACCACCATGCTAGCTCTTTCCATGGTAGTTATCGCATCAATGATCGGGGCCCCTGGTCTTGGTCGTGGCGTTTTATCAGCCTTACAACGTGCTCAAGTCGGTAATGGTTTTGTGAATGGTGTTGCCTTAGTCATTCTAGCCATCATCATTGATCGTTTTACACAAAATTTAAATAAGAAAAAATCAGCTCCAACAAAATCAAAACTTTCTAAAAAACAAAAAATCAGTGGCGTTGCGATTGCTGCTGTAGCCGTTATCGCTTTGATTGGCGGCTCAACTCTTTTCTCTTCTGCTAAAAACGAAGAAAAAAATATATCCCTTTCTTATGTTGAATGGGATACAGAAGTTGCCTCCACGCATGTGGTTGGTGAAGTGTTAAAAGATATTGGCTATAACGTGTCTTTAACACCGCTAGACAATGCAATTATGTGGGAATCAATTTCAAAAGGTGAAACAGATGCGATGGTTGCCGCATGGCTTCCTGGCACACATGGTGAGCAATACAAGCAGTATAAAGATAAAGTGGATGACTTAGGTGAAAATCTAAAAGGTGCGAAGCTTGGTATCGTTGTTCCACAATATATGGATGTTAATTCGATCGAAGACCTAAAAGATCAAGCAGGTAAAAAAATAACTGGGATCGAACCTGGTGCAGGTGTTGTTGCTGCCGCTGAAAAAACACAAAAAGCTTATAGTAACTTATCTGATTGGTCAGTTGAAACCTCTTCTTCTGGTGCGATGACAGTTGCTCTTGGTCAAGCAATCAAAAATAAAGAAGAAATTGTCATCACTGGTTGGTCTCCTCATTGGATGTTTGCTAAATATGACCTTAAATATTTAGAGGATCCAAAAGGGACTATGGGTAAAGAAGAAGCCATTCACACAATGGCCCGAAAAGGATTAGAGAAAGAAAATCCTGAAGCTTATAATGTATTGAAAAATTTCCACTGGACAAAAGAAGATATGGAATCTGTCATGTTGGAAATCAATAACGGAACTGAACCAACTCAAGCTGCCAGAGACTGGATCGACAGTCATGCAAAAGAAGTAGCTGAGTGGAAAAAATAA
- a CDS encoding glucosaminidase domain-containing protein — translation MKRKLLSLQMICVLLSVNLIPVISHADELTQSESESNVIEESPTETTDTSSTEVTPPTTDSSTSETETGTTETTTDMTTESSETVQPPANSHDEVPVTPQPGVPVETAPAETAPVEVPQPAPVYDAAAQLDQDIKVLKNEPTETFIRRIGEKARAVGQKNDLYASVMIAQAILETGSGNSDLSQQPYHNLFGIKGEYKGEKVVFSTQEDDGSGNWYSIDASFKKYPSYKESFEDYAKLMKEGIDSNKEIYSGTWKANAVSYREATKSLTGVYATDTSYDQKLNAFIEEYDLTEYDKEKPSTSTSGIIVTDSHPDSDFKEYTGETYSGSEAYAAGNCTQYVYNRIIQLDGYVETTMGNGMDWGATGKANGYEVTNKPKAGTAVSFQPTVAGADGTYGHVAFVEHVYEDGSILISEMNVAGLGMVSFRVIDKDTAITLAYVTPK, via the coding sequence ATGAAAAGAAAACTATTATCACTCCAGATGATTTGTGTATTGCTCAGTGTTAATTTAATCCCTGTGATTAGCCATGCAGATGAATTAACTCAGTCGGAATCGGAGTCAAACGTTATTGAAGAAAGTCCAACCGAAACAACTGATACTTCTTCAACAGAAGTAACGCCGCCCACAACCGATTCATCAACTTCAGAAACGGAAACTGGGACGACTGAAACAACAACGGATATGACAACAGAATCTTCAGAAACGGTCCAACCTCCTGCAAACAGTCATGATGAAGTACCTGTAACACCGCAGCCAGGTGTACCGGTTGAAACAGCACCTGCAGAAACGGCACCGGTAGAAGTACCACAACCAGCGCCTGTTTATGATGCAGCTGCACAATTGGATCAAGACATCAAAGTCTTGAAAAACGAACCAACTGAAACATTTATTCGCCGTATCGGTGAAAAAGCGCGTGCTGTTGGACAAAAAAATGATCTCTACGCATCTGTCATGATTGCCCAAGCTATTTTGGAGACAGGTTCTGGTAACAGTGATTTAAGTCAACAACCATATCATAATCTTTTCGGAATCAAAGGGGAGTACAAAGGAGAAAAAGTTGTCTTTTCTACACAGGAAGATGACGGATCTGGTAATTGGTACTCAATCGATGCATCTTTTAAAAAATACCCTAGCTATAAAGAGTCTTTTGAAGACTATGCTAAGTTGATGAAAGAAGGCATTGATTCAAATAAAGAAATCTATTCAGGAACATGGAAAGCCAATGCAGTTAGTTATCGTGAAGCAACGAAATCTTTAACAGGTGTTTATGCTACTGATACTAGCTACGATCAAAAGTTGAATGCCTTTATCGAAGAATATGATTTGACTGAATACGATAAGGAAAAACCATCTACATCAACTAGTGGTATTATCGTAACGGATAGTCATCCAGATAGTGATTTTAAAGAATACACTGGAGAAACTTATTCTGGTTCAGAAGCGTATGCAGCAGGTAATTGTACGCAATATGTTTATAATCGTATCATTCAATTAGATGGTTATGTTGAAACAACTATGGGTAATGGGATGGACTGGGGTGCAACAGGAAAAGCCAATGGTTATGAAGTAACAAACAAACCAAAAGCTGGTACCGCAGTTAGCTTCCAACCTACAGTTGCTGGAGCAGATGGAACATATGGACATGTGGCATTTGTAGAGCATGTCTATGAAGATGGTTCAATCCTAATTTCAGAAATGAATGTAGCTGGTTTAGGAATGGTTTCATTTAGAGTGATTGACAAAGACACTGCCATTACACTAGCATATGTAACACCTAAATAA
- a CDS encoding hydroxymethylglutaryl-CoA reductase, degradative: protein MKEVVIIDAARTPIGKYKGSLSSVSAVELGKTVVKQIIDRNEINTKDIKQVIFGNVLQAGLGQNPARQIALGAGLSETIPAMTINEVCGSGMKAVILAEQLIQLGKAEVVVAGGVESMTQAPKIKKYLAETNTYDTSTSSMWNDGLKDAFTQEPMGVTAEKVAKQFKISRVVQDEFALKSHLKAAKAQKEGLFAQEILPIRLESGEVIDEDEGISSEITLDHLEKLKPAFEENGTVTAGNSSTINDGAAVLILASKSYAIEQGLPYLATIKDCTEIGIDPSIMGVSPVKAVGQLLENNQLKVSDIDLFEINEAFAATSIAVTNELGLPEDKVNTKGGGIALGHPIGASGARVITTLAHSLKAEGKQYGIASLCVGGGLGLALLIECQTEKDTQRKFYQLSREERLQKLEDGGTIDRESKNELLYEVSLPADIANNLIENQISEISIPLGVAQNFVVNDAEFVIPMATEEPSVIAAASNGARIVKMAGGFRASVSQRLMRGQIVFYDVEDENELRRLIESRESEIFEAARQSYPSIIKRGGGLEKMSIRCLPASQFLSLDLFIDVKDAMGANIVNTILEAVANRLQQALPNEKVLFSILSNYSTESLVTATCEIPFSLLNKGEISGKLVAEKIVQASELAKVDPYRAATHNKGIMNGIDAVVLATGNDTRAIAAACHAYAVKEGQYRGLSCWSMKEETLVGTLTVPLAIATVGGATNVLPKAKIALEILKVDSAILLMEVIAALGLAQNLAALKALVTEGIQKGHMSMQSRSLALTVGAIGDEVGKVTALLENQKPLNQEIARAILKKVRLAEK from the coding sequence TTGAAAGAAGTTGTTATTATTGACGCTGCACGTACACCGATTGGAAAGTATAAAGGCAGTTTAAGTTCTGTTTCGGCAGTAGAGTTAGGCAAAACAGTAGTCAAACAAATTATAGATAGAAATGAAATCAATACCAAAGATATTAAACAAGTTATTTTTGGAAATGTACTGCAAGCAGGTTTAGGACAAAATCCAGCTAGGCAAATCGCTTTAGGTGCAGGATTATCAGAAACAATACCAGCCATGACAATCAATGAAGTGTGTGGTTCAGGTATGAAAGCCGTTATTTTAGCGGAACAATTGATCCAATTAGGAAAAGCTGAGGTTGTTGTTGCAGGCGGAGTAGAAAGTATGACGCAAGCACCGAAAATAAAAAAATATCTTGCTGAAACAAATACATATGACACATCAACTTCTAGTATGTGGAACGATGGTCTTAAGGATGCATTTACACAAGAACCAATGGGTGTTACCGCTGAAAAGGTCGCAAAACAATTTAAGATTAGTCGAGTGGTGCAAGATGAATTTGCATTGAAATCACATCTTAAAGCAGCAAAAGCTCAAAAAGAAGGTTTATTCGCTCAAGAAATACTACCTATAAGATTGGAATCAGGTGAGGTCATTGATGAGGACGAAGGAATTTCTTCAGAGATAACATTGGATCATTTAGAGAAATTAAAACCAGCATTTGAAGAAAATGGTACGGTAACCGCAGGTAATTCTTCAACAATCAACGATGGTGCAGCTGTCTTGATTTTAGCTTCAAAAAGCTATGCTATTGAGCAGGGCTTGCCTTATTTAGCGACGATCAAAGATTGCACCGAGATTGGGATTGACCCGTCTATCATGGGTGTTTCTCCAGTAAAAGCCGTTGGTCAATTATTAGAGAATAATCAATTGAAAGTCAGTGATATTGATCTATTCGAAATCAATGAGGCTTTTGCAGCTACATCGATCGCTGTGACCAACGAGCTGGGGTTACCAGAGGATAAAGTCAATACTAAAGGTGGGGGGATCGCTTTGGGGCATCCTATCGGCGCTTCTGGTGCACGGGTCATTACGACACTAGCTCATAGTTTAAAAGCTGAAGGCAAGCAATATGGGATCGCTTCACTTTGTGTAGGTGGAGGGCTTGGCTTAGCCCTATTGATTGAATGTCAAACAGAGAAAGATACACAGCGGAAATTTTATCAGTTATCTCGTGAGGAAAGACTACAAAAACTAGAAGATGGTGGAACAATTGATCGAGAGAGCAAAAATGAGCTATTATATGAAGTTTCGCTACCAGCGGATATCGCTAATAACTTGATTGAAAATCAAATTAGCGAAATCAGTATACCGCTTGGAGTAGCTCAAAACTTCGTGGTCAATGATGCTGAATTCGTTATTCCGATGGCAACTGAAGAACCTTCTGTGATTGCAGCGGCTAGCAATGGCGCGAGGATAGTAAAAATGGCAGGTGGTTTTAGAGCATCGGTCAGCCAACGTTTAATGCGAGGACAGATCGTTTTTTATGATGTTGAGGATGAAAATGAGTTGCGTCGGCTGATTGAAAGCAGAGAATCTGAGATTTTTGAAGCGGCACGTCAAAGTTATCCTTCGATCATTAAGCGAGGAGGAGGCTTGGAAAAAATGTCGATCCGCTGCTTACCAGCATCTCAATTCCTATCACTTGATTTATTCATTGATGTCAAGGATGCTATGGGGGCCAATATTGTCAATACGATTCTAGAAGCGGTGGCGAATCGTTTGCAACAAGCGCTTCCTAACGAGAAAGTTTTATTCAGTATTTTAAGTAACTATTCAACAGAGTCATTGGTAACGGCAACTTGTGAGATTCCTTTTTCTCTTTTGAACAAAGGCGAAATCAGCGGGAAATTGGTAGCAGAGAAAATCGTTCAGGCTTCTGAACTAGCAAAAGTTGATCCTTATCGAGCTGCAACGCACAATAAGGGCATTATGAATGGTATTGATGCAGTTGTTTTAGCAACAGGAAACGATACTAGAGCAATTGCAGCTGCTTGTCATGCGTATGCGGTGAAAGAGGGCCAATATCGTGGATTGAGCTGTTGGAGCATGAAAGAAGAGACGCTGGTTGGGACTCTGACTGTTCCGTTAGCCATTGCAACCGTGGGTGGGGCAACGAATGTGTTGCCTAAAGCTAAAATTGCTTTAGAAATATTGAAAGTTGATTCGGCAATTTTGTTAATGGAAGTTATAGCCGCCTTGGGGCTTGCCCAAAATTTAGCTGCTCTCAAAGCATTAGTAACAGAAGGGATTCAAAAAGGACATATGTCAATGCAAAGCCGTTCACTTGCTTTAACTGTTGGAGCTATTGGGGATGAAGTAGGGAAAGTAACAGCTTTATTAGAAAATCAAAAGCCGTTAAATCAGGAAATAGCTAGAGCGATTTTAAAAAAAGTTAGATTGGCTGAAAAGTAA
- a CDS encoding hydroxymethylglutaryl-CoA synthase — MNIGIDKLSFYVPNLYLDMTDLANARDTDPMKFHVGIGQDQMAVNPVSQDIITFGANAAAAILSQADKEQIDMVIVGTESGYDSSKAAAVIIHHLLDIQPFARSFEIKEACYGATAAIKMATDYVRSHPERKVLVVASDLSRYGLHSDGEPTQGAGAVALLISKDPRVLVLENDSVFFTNDIYDFWRPVYEEFPLVDGPLSNETYLQSFATVWAQHKQQTGLALEDYAALCFHIPYTKIGKKALLSIAEETDEKTLERLMAQYEESITYSRRVGNLYTGSLYLGLISLLENSSSLEAGSKIGLFSYGSGAVSEFFSGYLVEGYQNQLHSVEHQELLDNRKQLSIEDYENVFSVSLPNDGQSVSFADSVPYSIEKAENHIRYYRTDK; from the coding sequence ATGAATATTGGTATTGATAAGTTATCTTTTTATGTTCCGAATTTATATCTTGATATGACTGACCTTGCAAATGCCAGAGACACAGATCCTATGAAGTTTCATGTTGGTATTGGGCAAGACCAAATGGCGGTTAATCCTGTTAGTCAAGATATTATTACCTTTGGAGCAAATGCAGCGGCCGCAATTTTAAGCCAAGCTGATAAAGAACAAATCGACATGGTGATTGTTGGAACAGAATCTGGTTATGATTCTTCAAAAGCTGCGGCTGTAATCATTCACCATTTATTAGATATCCAGCCTTTTGCTCGCTCATTTGAGATAAAAGAAGCTTGCTACGGGGCTACAGCAGCAATAAAAATGGCAACAGATTATGTACGAAGTCATCCAGAGCGTAAAGTATTAGTGGTTGCCTCTGATTTATCTCGTTATGGTTTACATTCAGATGGTGAACCAACACAAGGAGCTGGTGCTGTTGCACTTTTAATCAGTAAAGATCCTCGTGTGTTAGTCTTAGAAAATGATAGTGTATTTTTTACAAATGATATTTATGATTTCTGGCGACCTGTTTATGAAGAGTTTCCTTTGGTAGATGGTCCTTTATCTAATGAAACCTATCTTCAATCTTTTGCTACCGTTTGGGCGCAGCATAAACAGCAAACTGGGTTGGCTTTAGAAGATTATGCTGCTCTTTGCTTCCATATTCCTTATACAAAAATAGGAAAAAAAGCTCTATTGAGCATTGCTGAAGAAACTGATGAAAAAACACTCGAACGACTTATGGCTCAATATGAAGAAAGTATTACTTATAGTCGACGAGTTGGTAACTTATATACTGGTTCATTATATTTAGGGTTGATTTCTTTATTAGAAAATAGTTCTTCCTTAGAAGCAGGTTCAAAAATTGGTTTATTCAGTTATGGATCTGGTGCTGTCAGTGAATTTTTCTCTGGTTATTTAGTAGAAGGGTATCAAAATCAGTTACACAGCGTAGAACATCAAGAGCTTCTTGATAATCGCAAGCAGCTTTCTATAGAAGACTATGAAAACGTCTTTAGCGTAAGTTTACCGAATGACGGCCAATCTGTCTCTTTTGCAGATTCTGTCCCTTATTCGATTGAAAAAGCGGAGAATCATATTCGTTATTATCGTACAGATAAATAA
- a CDS encoding ABC transporter substrate-binding protein: MKKLQSLFIGILVIILILFLGVQQLEKASGMAGADTLTIYNWGDYIDPDLLRKFEKESGYKVNYETFDSNEAMFTKIQQGGTAYDITIPSEYMIQKMMKEKMLLPIDHKKLEGLGNIDERFLNLDFDPQNKYSIPYFWGTLGIIYNDKFIGKDEIKHWDDLWKPELKDNVMLIDGAREVLGLSLNSLGYSLNSKNNQELRAATDKLNKLTTNVKAIVADEIKMYMINEESAVAVTFSGEAAEMLVSNEHLHYVIPAEGSNLWFDNIVIPKTAKNIKGSYDFINFMLRPENAAQNAEYIGYSTPNKIAEKLLPEEISSDEQFYPNDEVIKHLEVYEDLGAKYLGIYNDLFLEFKMYRK, translated from the coding sequence ATGAAAAAACTACAATCTTTGTTTATTGGTATTTTAGTGATTATATTGATTTTATTTTTAGGTGTACAGCAACTTGAAAAAGCAAGTGGCATGGCTGGTGCTGATACATTGACGATTTATAATTGGGGCGATTATATTGATCCTGATTTGTTGCGTAAATTTGAAAAAGAGTCAGGATACAAGGTCAATTATGAAACATTCGATTCAAATGAAGCCATGTTCACCAAGATCCAGCAAGGTGGGACCGCTTATGATATTACGATTCCTTCAGAATATATGATTCAAAAAATGATGAAAGAAAAAATGTTATTACCAATTGATCATAAGAAGCTGGAAGGCTTAGGAAATATCGACGAACGCTTTTTGAATTTAGATTTTGATCCGCAAAATAAATACTCGATTCCTTATTTCTGGGGGACGTTAGGCATCATCTATAATGACAAATTCATTGGTAAAGATGAGATCAAGCACTGGGATGATTTATGGAAACCAGAATTAAAAGATAATGTGATGCTGATTGATGGTGCACGAGAAGTATTAGGATTATCATTGAATAGCTTGGGCTATTCTTTGAACAGCAAGAACAATCAAGAGTTAAGAGCTGCAACGGATAAACTAAATAAATTGACCACAAATGTAAAAGCGATCGTAGCGGATGAAATCAAAATGTATATGATCAATGAAGAAAGCGCAGTAGCTGTGACGTTTTCAGGTGAAGCTGCTGAAATGCTTGTGAGCAATGAACATCTGCATTATGTCATTCCAGCAGAAGGATCAAATTTGTGGTTTGACAATATTGTGATTCCTAAAACTGCTAAAAACATTAAAGGCTCATATGATTTTATCAACTTTATGCTACGACCTGAAAATGCAGCTCAAAATGCTGAGTACATTGGTTATTCTACACCTAATAAAATAGCTGAAAAACTATTGCCAGAAGAAATCTCTAGCGATGAACAATTTTATCCTAATGATGAAGTTATCAAACATCTGGAGGTTTATGAGGACCTAGGGGCAAAATATTTGGGGATTTATAATGACTTGTTTTTGGAGTTTAAGATGTATCGGAAATAG
- a CDS encoding ABC transporter permease codes for MTKKKFKWSYLYLIIVFALLYAPIFYLIFYSFNDTDTMNTFTGFTLDNYTAVFEDTRLLIIVLNTFLLAFLSALLATMIGTFGAMAIYYTKKRKTRTTLMSFNNILLVSPDVIIGASFLIFFTAVGFISLGFTSVLLSHIAFSIPIVVLMVLPKLQEMNDSMVDAARDLGANNFQVIKNIILPFLAPGIIAGYFMAFTYSLDDFAVTFFVTGNGFSTLSVEIYSRARQGISLEINALSALVFIFSMILVIGYYFISQDNTSKRIKKLRREQSEVANLK; via the coding sequence ATGACAAAGAAAAAATTTAAATGGTCCTATCTTTATCTGATCATCGTTTTTGCTTTATTGTATGCACCAATTTTTTACCTGATTTTCTATTCATTCAATGATACAGATACGATGAATACCTTTACTGGATTTACACTGGATAACTATACAGCCGTTTTTGAAGATACTCGTTTGTTGATCATTGTGCTGAATACATTCTTATTGGCCTTCTTATCAGCTCTGCTAGCAACGATGATCGGTACGTTTGGTGCAATGGCTATCTATTATACGAAGAAAAGAAAAACGAGAACAACACTAATGAGCTTTAATAATATTTTACTTGTTTCACCAGATGTTATTATTGGTGCTAGTTTTTTGATTTTTTTCACAGCAGTTGGATTTATTAGCTTAGGCTTTACTAGTGTTTTATTATCTCATATCGCTTTTAGTATCCCAATCGTTGTGTTGATGGTTTTGCCGAAACTTCAAGAGATGAACGATTCTATGGTCGACGCAGCTCGCGATTTAGGTGCAAATAACTTTCAGGTGATCAAAAATATTATCTTACCATTTTTAGCGCCAGGTATCATCGCTGGCTATTTTATGGCGTTTACCTACTCACTTGATGATTTTGCCGTGACCTTTTTCGTTACAGGAAATGGCTTCTCCACATTATCAGTTGAAATTTATTCTAGAGCAAGACAAGGAATTAGTTTGGAAATCAATGCTTTGAGTGCATTGGTATTTATCTTCTCGATGATTTTAGTGATTGGTTATTATTTTATCAGCCAAGATAATACATCAAAACGAATCAAAAAACTGCGTCGAGAACAAAGTGAGGTGGCAAACCTTAAATGA